The sequence below is a genomic window from Deltaproteobacteria bacterium CG11_big_fil_rev_8_21_14_0_20_49_13.
GTTCGTTCCACATGGCCACGCATTAAAAAAAGCCATCGCCCTGAATGCCACGATTGTCTTCGTCGACGAGTCGGGCCTCCTCATGCAACCATTAGTGCGCAGAACGTGGGCGCCAAAAGGAAAAACCCCGTTCATCTATCATTCTGCGCGATCTTATAAAAAAGTCTTAGCGATAGGCGCTCTGGCCGCTAAACCTAAAATATCAAAGACCCGTTTCACACCAACGTAAACATAAAAGCCGGCGACTGCAGAGCTTTTATCAACCAACTCTCACTGTCTATCCGAGGCAAAATCTTTGTAGTCTGGGATAACCTGCGTTGCCATAAATCAAAGAAAGTATACGACTACCTTGATTCACAACACCGCATATCATGTTTCTATTTTCCTCC
It includes:
- a CDS encoding transposase, with protein sequence MKDPFHTNVNIKAGDCRAFINQLSLSIRGKIFVVWDNLRCHKSKKVYDYLDSQHRISCFYFPPYAPELNPVEYVWSYLKSSPLSNFAPKNFDELSEKSKSAFHHLKYKHRLLTSLVKHSPIPFFD